A window of Chloracidobacterium sp. N contains these coding sequences:
- the xseA gene encoding exodeoxyribonuclease VII large subunit: protein MWEAPEAPPRLTVSALTAQIRRQLEGEFREVIVEGELSNFVAHTSGHWYFTLKDAQSQIRCACWKGTNYRIRFRPRNGQQVVCRGKVTVYAPKGEYQLTVEAMAPVGVGEQQLAFEQLRAKLAAEGLLAPERKRPLPLVPRRIGIVTSPTGAAIQDILNVLRRRNDGVSVLLYPAQVEGAEAAASVAAGIRWFSENPDPDFPVDVLIVGRGGGSAEALWAFNTEEVARAIADSTIPVISAVGHEIDFTIADFVADLRAPTPSAAAEIVAARRADLLAEVRSMASTLTKVMHIRLLRERQALEALARHPAFDDTRARLRDALQTCDELTLAAQSAVQNRLRLAGWRLERAGNRLRRHPWRPYLQLHEQRLDELTAKLIAGVQAQAAAAQHRLAQALTRLDTLSPLRVLARGYALVQHPDGRLLRTTKDAVPGQDIVIRLSDGRLLGRVEQAFPAPEAKPDLPAHP from the coding sequence CCTCCGGGCACTGGTATTTCACGCTCAAGGATGCACAGTCCCAAATCCGCTGTGCCTGTTGGAAGGGGACGAACTACCGGATTCGCTTCCGCCCGCGCAACGGCCAGCAGGTGGTGTGCCGGGGAAAAGTGACCGTCTATGCCCCCAAAGGGGAGTACCAACTGACGGTCGAAGCCATGGCGCCGGTGGGAGTGGGCGAGCAACAGTTGGCCTTCGAGCAGCTCAGGGCCAAACTGGCGGCGGAGGGACTGCTCGCGCCGGAGCGCAAGCGTCCCCTGCCCCTTGTTCCGCGTCGCATCGGGATTGTGACCTCGCCGACCGGGGCGGCGATTCAGGACATCCTCAATGTGCTCCGCCGCCGAAACGATGGTGTGAGCGTTCTGCTCTATCCCGCGCAGGTCGAGGGGGCTGAAGCGGCTGCGAGTGTGGCGGCCGGCATTCGCTGGTTCAGCGAGAACCCGGACCCGGATTTTCCCGTGGACGTTCTCATTGTGGGACGCGGTGGCGGCAGCGCCGAAGCGCTGTGGGCGTTCAACACGGAAGAAGTCGCCCGCGCCATTGCAGATTCCACGATTCCCGTCATTTCTGCCGTCGGACACGAGATAGATTTCACAATCGCGGATTTTGTGGCCGATCTGCGCGCTCCAACGCCATCGGCGGCGGCGGAAATCGTCGCGGCGCGGCGCGCCGACCTGCTCGCCGAAGTCCGGTCCATGGCGTCCACATTGACCAAAGTGATGCACATCCGGTTGTTGCGTGAGCGGCAGGCGCTGGAGGCGCTGGCGCGGCATCCTGCCTTTGACGACACCCGGGCGCGTTTGCGGGATGCGTTGCAGACGTGTGACGAGCTGACCCTGGCGGCGCAATCGGCCGTGCAGAACCGGCTTCGGCTTGCCGGTTGGCGTCTGGAGCGGGCCGGCAACCGTCTCCGGCGTCACCCGTGGCGACCGTACCTGCAACTCCACGAGCAGCGCCTGGACGAGCTGACCGCGAAGTTGATCGCGGGCGTACAGGCGCAGGCGGCAGCGGCCCAGCACCGGCTGGCGCAGGCGCTGACCCGTCTCGATACCTTGTCTCCGCTGCGGGTGCTGGCGCGGGGCTACGCCTTGGTACAGCATCCCGACGGGCGGCTTCTCCGCACCACGAAGGACGCCGTACCGGGGCAGGACATCGTGATCCGGTTGTCCGACGGCCGGCTGCTGGGGCGGGTCGAGCAGGCGTTTCCAGCGCCGGAAGCGAAGCCGGACCTGCCAGCTCATCCGTAG
- a CDS encoding diguanylate cyclase, which translates to MPAPATIQMSRVEFRKQVLFVASPTMAGQEIEALLQRSRTLQLTVAADGTSLIALMAEYEFDVVLLALEDDPATWGHLAYIHQVNPKLPIIGCLFNDDTALAAKAKAEGVTLVLAPPLTGERLRRAIARAERATEVTASPLSAQTLHEIALHLHASLDLDELVETAFRTLFHLTPCITGRLLITGEGGNFGYEGSLSPQGEPVIQKMSSEAAAIELANLPEAPDTLTHVDGHQLHLQLRHGSQRSGVAILGYPRRIKLTDVEIEGLGLLSRHLDHAFRNALQYRFVQRKREQVFLINEVTRQMTRSLDLETVIADIVEHLQRYMECEVVAIYTPHMTGPQGENFHIASTLANRTSVIATTLQRDSGLIRETMEGGETILCRDLRQLPEWRGHSTLSRSKIATPIWLDGTIEGVLEFESVRPGAFDDDDCAIAEDLALQVSVAIRNTRLYRNAQAEHEYLQTVLDVAVDMAIISTDPAGNIVTFSRGAEMMFGYDDKEVVGTPILPLFQDSSLATSIEKLLAGRQVHFGETDIALKRRHGGMFYASLSVHPLRAKRSEGFLFVLTDVTERRAQQEQLLKLSITDELTGLYNKRYYQDLLPREIARAQRRDSTFALCYFDLDGFKRFNDTRGHVAGDELLRWVGELVQSIIRRQVDLPFRYGGDEFVLILPETPAEAARRVGERICEGVYQRFNGEVTVSFGIVEYAGESAEELTIRADKMMYAAKRAGGNRVTTYTSGEWRFQSGSWPAAPSNNSELPTSYE; encoded by the coding sequence ATGCCCGCGCCTGCCACCATTCAGATGTCGCGTGTAGAGTTCAGGAAGCAGGTCCTGTTCGTAGCTTCCCCGACCATGGCCGGACAGGAAATCGAAGCGCTGCTTCAGCGGAGTCGCACCCTGCAACTCACCGTAGCCGCCGATGGCACTTCCCTCATTGCGCTGATGGCCGAGTATGAGTTTGATGTCGTCCTGCTGGCCCTGGAAGATGACCCTGCCACGTGGGGCCATCTGGCCTACATCCATCAGGTCAATCCCAAACTCCCCATCATCGGATGTCTCTTCAATGACGACACGGCTTTGGCGGCCAAGGCCAAAGCCGAAGGGGTCACGCTGGTGCTGGCGCCACCGCTGACCGGCGAACGTCTGCGCCGGGCCATTGCCCGCGCCGAACGGGCGACCGAAGTCACGGCATCTCCGCTTTCTGCACAAACCCTGCACGAAATTGCGCTCCACCTGCATGCCAGCCTCGACCTCGACGAACTGGTGGAAACCGCCTTCCGCACCCTGTTCCACCTGACCCCCTGCATCACCGGTCGGCTGCTCATCACCGGCGAAGGGGGGAACTTCGGATATGAAGGCAGCCTCTCCCCCCAGGGCGAGCCGGTCATCCAGAAAATGTCCTCCGAGGCCGCCGCCATCGAACTGGCCAACCTGCCGGAAGCCCCGGACACGCTGACCCACGTGGACGGCCATCAACTCCACCTTCAGTTGCGGCATGGTTCACAGCGCAGCGGCGTCGCCATTCTCGGCTATCCACGAAGAATCAAACTGACCGATGTCGAAATCGAGGGACTGGGGCTGCTGTCGCGTCACCTTGACCATGCCTTCCGCAATGCACTCCAGTACCGCTTCGTCCAGCGCAAGCGGGAGCAGGTCTTTCTCATCAACGAAGTGACGCGCCAGATGACGCGCAGCCTCGATCTGGAAACGGTCATCGCCGACATCGTCGAACACCTGCAACGCTACATGGAGTGCGAGGTCGTGGCGATTTACACCCCACACATGACCGGCCCGCAGGGAGAGAACTTCCACATCGCCTCAACACTTGCCAACCGCACCAGCGTCATCGCCACGACGCTGCAACGCGACTCCGGTCTCATCCGGGAAACCATGGAAGGCGGCGAGACGATTCTGTGCCGGGACCTGCGGCAGTTGCCTGAATGGCGTGGACACTCCACCCTGTCGCGCTCCAAAATCGCAACGCCCATCTGGCTCGATGGCACGATTGAGGGGGTGCTGGAGTTTGAAAGCGTCCGTCCGGGGGCGTTCGACGACGATGACTGCGCCATTGCAGAAGACCTGGCGCTGCAAGTGTCGGTTGCCATTCGGAACACCCGGCTGTACCGCAACGCCCAGGCTGAACACGAATACCTGCAAACCGTTCTCGATGTTGCCGTGGATATGGCCATCATCTCCACCGACCCGGCCGGCAACATTGTGACCTTCAGCCGGGGCGCCGAAATGATGTTCGGCTACGACGACAAGGAAGTTGTCGGCACGCCCATTCTGCCTCTGTTCCAGGATTCCAGTCTCGCCACCAGCATTGAGAAGCTTCTGGCCGGGCGGCAGGTGCACTTCGGCGAAACGGACATTGCCCTCAAGCGTCGTCACGGTGGCATGTTCTATGCCAGCCTGTCCGTCCATCCCCTCCGCGCCAAACGCAGCGAGGGCTTTTTGTTCGTGTTGACCGATGTCACCGAACGCCGCGCCCAGCAGGAACAGCTCCTCAAACTGAGCATCACGGACGAACTGACCGGGCTGTACAACAAACGCTACTACCAGGACCTGCTGCCCCGCGAGATTGCGCGCGCGCAGCGCCGGGATTCCACCTTCGCCCTGTGCTACTTCGACCTGGACGGCTTCAAACGCTTCAACGACACCCGCGGTCACGTGGCCGGCGATGAACTCCTGCGGTGGGTGGGCGAGCTGGTGCAGTCCATCATCCGCCGCCAGGTGGACCTGCCCTTCCGTTATGGCGGCGACGAATTCGTGCTCATTCTGCCCGAAACACCGGCTGAAGCCGCGCGGCGCGTCGGCGAACGGATTTGCGAAGGCGTCTATCAACGCTTCAACGGAGAAGTGACCGTCAGTTTCGGGATCGTCGAGTATGCCGGCGAATCCGCCGAAGAACTCACCATCCGCGCCGACAAGATGATGTACGCCGCCAAACGGGCTGGCGGCAACCGCGTCACCACCTACACGAGCGGCGAATGGCGCTTTCAGAGCGGGAGCTGGCCGGCCGCCCCGTCAAACAACAGCGAGCTGCCGACTTCCTACGAATGA
- the tadA gene encoding tRNA adenosine(34) deaminase TadA: MRYAAVEMPDDECWMRLALEAARTCLEVDEVPVGAVVIINGQLVAQAGNRMRTGCDPTAHAEILALRAAARQVGNYRLTGATLYVTLEPCAMCAGALVQARIQRLVFGATDPKAGAVVSHFGLCTTDVLNHRLLVTGGVLAETCGDLLRDFFRQRRGAVGP, encoded by the coding sequence ATGAGGTATGCAGCCGTGGAGATGCCGGATGATGAGTGCTGGATGCGTTTGGCTCTGGAGGCAGCCCGCACCTGCCTTGAAGTGGATGAAGTCCCGGTGGGGGCCGTAGTCATCATCAACGGTCAGCTTGTTGCCCAGGCGGGCAACCGCATGCGTACCGGCTGTGACCCGACGGCTCACGCTGAAATTCTCGCCCTGCGGGCCGCAGCCCGGCAGGTGGGCAATTATCGCTTGACCGGAGCGACGCTCTATGTGACGCTCGAACCCTGCGCAATGTGCGCGGGGGCCCTGGTGCAGGCCCGCATTCAGCGTTTGGTTTTTGGGGCAACTGACCCCAAGGCCGGTGCGGTGGTGAGTCACTTCGGGCTGTGCACAACGGACGTGCTCAACCACCGCCTGCTGGTGACGGGCGGGGTTCTGGCTGAAACGTGTGGCGATCTGCTCCGTGATTTTTTTCGGCAGCGCCGTGGTGCCGTTGGACCCTGA
- the topA gene encoding type I DNA topoisomerase, with product MTKGLVIVESPAKAKTITKYLGKDFTVLASYGHIKDLPEKELGVDVAHGFEPTYEIIPDTKKRNNSKTVRELKSAARKAESIYLAADPDREGEAICQHLREELVGDKAQKPVYRLLFNEITKDAIQASLQSPRQINQALVEAQQARRVLDRLVGYEVSPMLNRGLGGGKVALSAGRVQSVALRLVVEREREILAFQPTEYWTFDARFAAALPPEFTARLFSIHGATLKTGDFDKQRRNERHVRTEAEARDLERQLREVAEWHVAAVTTREKKRHPVAPFITSTLQQEAARKLSFPVKKTMSLAQKLYEGVELGPEGSVGLITYMRTDSTRIADSAITEVRDFITAQYGTNRLPAKPNQYKNKKGAQDAHEAIRPTSVWRTPEKVAPYLEADELALYRLIWQRFVASQMTPALFDATTIDIEGGPGFVFRATGAVLRFDGFLAVYEEGKDERDTDDEALALKLPRVTEGERVECRELQVNQSFTRPPARYTEATLVKTLEERGIGRPSTYAQTLSVIQSRNYVEKRDGRFHPTPLGMVIADVLTENFADLFDPGYTAVLETQLDEIEEGKLNWREALEEFYRKFRADLEAAKINLKKAKDGVATDERCHKCGSAMVLRLGRFGKYLSCTNPECKATRDYGTPPAATAEQVTSAEVAGEIACDACGRPMVRKRGRWGEFLACTGYPECKTTRNLTKTGAPKPAPVQLDEACPTCGQPLAVRQGRYGEFIGCSNYPKCTYIKREAIMPCPRPGCGGDITERRSGRGRVFYKCTNTACDVVYWDKPVTHPCPSCGAPFTLQKTNAQGETYHYCADKEHCGWTELPADRRKKKDTPPSSKKRSASEAA from the coding sequence ATGACAAAAGGATTGGTCATTGTTGAGTCTCCGGCAAAGGCCAAAACGATTACGAAGTATCTCGGCAAGGACTTTACCGTGCTGGCCTCGTATGGTCACATCAAGGACCTGCCCGAAAAGGAACTTGGTGTGGATGTCGCGCATGGTTTCGAGCCGACCTACGAGATCATTCCCGACACGAAAAAGCGCAACAACTCCAAGACCGTACGGGAGCTGAAGTCTGCTGCCCGGAAAGCGGAGTCCATCTACCTGGCGGCTGACCCCGACCGCGAAGGCGAGGCCATCTGTCAGCACCTGCGCGAAGAGTTGGTGGGCGACAAGGCACAAAAGCCGGTCTATCGTCTGCTGTTCAACGAAATCACCAAGGACGCCATTCAGGCTTCATTGCAGTCGCCGCGGCAAATCAACCAGGCGCTGGTGGAAGCCCAGCAGGCGCGGCGCGTGCTCGACCGGCTCGTGGGGTACGAAGTCAGCCCCATGCTCAACCGTGGGCTTGGCGGCGGCAAGGTGGCGCTCTCGGCCGGACGGGTGCAATCGGTGGCCCTGCGCCTCGTCGTTGAGCGCGAGCGCGAGATTCTGGCTTTTCAGCCAACCGAATACTGGACCTTTGACGCGCGTTTCGCCGCCGCACTCCCACCGGAGTTTACGGCCAGGTTGTTTTCCATTCACGGCGCAACGCTCAAAACCGGCGACTTTGACAAGCAGCGCAGGAACGAGCGCCACGTCCGTACCGAAGCTGAAGCCCGCGACCTCGAACGCCAGCTCCGCGAAGTTGCGGAATGGCACGTGGCTGCGGTGACGACCAGGGAAAAGAAACGCCATCCCGTCGCACCCTTCATTACTTCGACCCTTCAGCAGGAAGCGGCCCGGAAACTTTCCTTCCCGGTCAAGAAAACCATGTCGCTGGCGCAAAAGCTGTACGAAGGCGTCGAGCTGGGGCCGGAAGGCAGCGTCGGGCTGATTACCTACATGCGGACGGATTCGACCCGAATTGCCGATTCCGCCATAACCGAAGTACGTGACTTCATCACGGCGCAGTACGGCACCAACCGGCTTCCGGCCAAGCCCAACCAGTACAAAAACAAAAAAGGCGCCCAGGATGCCCACGAGGCCATTCGTCCGACATCGGTCTGGCGCACGCCGGAAAAGGTCGCCCCTTACCTCGAAGCCGATGAGCTGGCCCTGTACCGGCTGATCTGGCAGCGCTTTGTGGCCTCCCAGATGACACCAGCCCTCTTTGACGCCACAACGATTGACATCGAAGGTGGCCCGGGCTTTGTCTTCCGGGCAACCGGGGCGGTGCTCCGTTTCGATGGTTTTCTAGCGGTCTATGAGGAAGGAAAGGACGAACGCGATACCGACGACGAGGCCTTGGCGCTCAAGCTGCCGCGCGTCACGGAAGGGGAGCGCGTCGAATGCCGTGAACTTCAGGTCAACCAGAGTTTTACCCGTCCACCGGCCCGCTACACGGAAGCCACTCTGGTCAAAACCCTTGAGGAGCGGGGCATCGGGCGCCCCTCGACCTATGCCCAGACGCTGTCGGTCATTCAGTCCCGCAACTACGTCGAGAAACGTGACGGGCGGTTTCATCCCACGCCCCTTGGGATGGTGATTGCCGACGTCCTCACGGAAAATTTCGCCGACCTTTTTGACCCGGGCTACACAGCGGTGCTGGAGACCCAGCTCGATGAAATCGAGGAAGGCAAACTCAACTGGCGGGAAGCGCTCGAAGAGTTTTACCGGAAGTTTCGCGCCGACCTGGAAGCCGCCAAAATCAACCTCAAAAAAGCCAAGGATGGCGTGGCTACCGACGAACGCTGCCACAAATGCGGGTCTGCCATGGTGCTCAGGCTGGGGCGCTTTGGAAAGTACCTGTCATGTACCAACCCGGAGTGCAAGGCCACCCGGGATTATGGCACGCCACCGGCGGCGACCGCTGAGCAGGTCACGTCTGCCGAGGTGGCCGGGGAAATTGCCTGTGACGCCTGCGGGCGTCCGATGGTGCGCAAACGGGGACGCTGGGGTGAGTTTCTCGCCTGCACGGGCTACCCGGAGTGCAAAACGACCCGCAATCTCACCAAGACCGGCGCTCCCAAGCCTGCCCCTGTCCAGCTTGATGAAGCCTGTCCAACCTGTGGCCAGCCACTGGCCGTCCGGCAGGGACGCTATGGCGAATTCATCGGCTGCTCAAACTATCCGAAATGCACGTATATCAAGCGTGAAGCCATCATGCCCTGTCCGCGGCCGGGCTGCGGCGGCGACATCACCGAACGCCGGTCCGGGCGTGGCCGGGTGTTCTACAAGTGCACCAATACAGCCTGTGATGTGGTCTATTGGGACAAGCCGGTAACTCACCCCTGCCCAAGCTGCGGGGCGCCCTTTACCCTCCAGAAAACGAATGCCCAGGGGGAGACGTACCATTACTGCGCCGACAAGGAACATTGCGGCTGGACGGAACTTCCCGCTGACAGGCGAAAGAAAAAAGACACACCGCCGTCATCCAAAAAGCGGTCTGCCTCTGAGGCAGCGTGA
- a CDS encoding LEA type 2 family protein produces MRRIALASGTVLQHVAMHGQGLRRRQFLRYATSGACGGVFGLLAAGLPNTGLAEAGVLPATDEGKLPKGFREPTLTLDELEVQQVDYPLADVLARVTIDNPNQALTLSKLTYRIVLNGVECGTGEHPEKLTLPKKAALALSLPITADLSSVPHLGINTLLQTRLGEGVFINYVIHVAFEVSVLWLFKRQIKAKLAGRLPLRDVLGKLSLP; encoded by the coding sequence GTGCGGCGCATTGCCTTGGCTTCGGGAACTGTCCTACAACATGTCGCCATGCACGGTCAGGGGCTGCGGCGACGACAATTTCTTCGGTATGCCACATCCGGTGCCTGTGGCGGTGTCTTTGGGCTGCTGGCCGCCGGTCTGCCCAACACAGGTCTGGCGGAAGCTGGCGTCCTTCCCGCGACCGATGAAGGGAAGCTGCCCAAAGGCTTTCGTGAGCCGACCCTGACGCTCGACGAACTCGAAGTCCAGCAGGTGGACTATCCGCTTGCCGATGTGCTGGCCCGCGTCACGATTGACAATCCCAACCAGGCGCTCACCCTGAGCAAACTGACCTACCGGATTGTGCTCAATGGCGTCGAGTGTGGGACAGGCGAGCATCCCGAAAAGCTGACGCTACCCAAAAAGGCTGCCCTGGCCCTGTCATTGCCGATAACCGCCGATCTTTCCTCGGTGCCGCACCTTGGGATCAACACCCTGTTGCAGACCCGCCTGGGCGAGGGCGTTTTCATCAACTACGTCATCCACGTGGCCTTTGAGGTGAGCGTGCTCTGGCTCTTCAAACGCCAGATCAAGGCCAAACTCGCCGGGCGGTTGCCCCTGCGCGATGTTCTGGGCAAGCTATCCCTACCGTAA
- a CDS encoding AccI family restriction endonuclease: MHLFEKFLSVSAEDIGLRLLGCTVVEWLDFLLNPRRLRGSDFLMRWSQGVWSEERIVQAINDTTEFFAIPYGPSGAAPDKDIRSFELYFERLEKAGFGKNKRPDLLIFKNSSRETICNIVNSFGGINELPFIPESDDKVRKLLDRAILAVECENSLWKGKLMPDYGKELKPQKRLGGKLGLKKNAVLPTLILKEEDRKPLQEWQNMNNVPIHIWHAFYDIAFGISFSEVQKLINEGFILPTEQVFQSPGGVITKKLIYKIYYHHAYPLDSTIEEPRLQARFLEDKNGHILPYVHFEGGKMTLSEEALSVLRKAGNAKN, from the coding sequence ATGCATCTTTTCGAAAAGTTTCTGAGCGTCAGCGCTGAAGACATTGGTTTGAGGCTTTTGGGTTGTACCGTTGTTGAGTGGCTTGACTTCTTACTAAATCCTCGACGTTTACGTGGCAGTGATTTCTTGATGCGTTGGTCACAGGGTGTGTGGAGTGAGGAACGTATTGTTCAAGCCATCAACGACACGACTGAATTCTTTGCAATTCCCTATGGCCCAAGTGGAGCTGCTCCCGATAAAGACATTAGATCATTTGAACTTTACTTTGAACGGCTCGAAAAAGCAGGCTTTGGGAAAAACAAACGCCCCGATCTGTTGATTTTCAAAAACTCATCACGAGAAACTATATGTAATATTGTTAATTCCTTTGGCGGAATAAACGAGCTGCCTTTTATCCCAGAAAGCGATGACAAAGTACGAAAACTCTTGGATAGAGCGATACTTGCAGTAGAATGTGAGAATAGTCTTTGGAAAGGTAAACTTATGCCAGACTATGGCAAAGAGTTGAAGCCCCAAAAACGGTTAGGCGGCAAACTCGGTTTAAAGAAAAATGCCGTCTTGCCGACCCTAATACTCAAAGAAGAAGATCGCAAGCCATTGCAAGAATGGCAAAACATGAATAATGTTCCTATTCATATATGGCATGCTTTTTACGATATAGCTTTTGGTATCTCTTTCAGTGAAGTTCAGAAGCTTATTAACGAAGGATTTATTTTGCCTACAGAGCAAGTTTTTCAATCCCCCGGAGGTGTCATTACAAAAAAGCTCATTTACAAAATCTACTATCATCATGCTTACCCTCTCGACAGTACAATCGAAGAACCAAGATTGCAGGCCAGGTTTCTTGAAGATAAGAACGGGCATATCTTACCTTATGTCCACTTTGAGGGTGGCAAGATGACTTTGAGCGAAGAAGCACTGTCGGTTTTGCGAAAGGCTGGAAATGCTAAAAACTAG
- a CDS encoding class I SAM-dependent DNA methyltransferase, with product MLKTSNHKLSSSWKTRELLRSKGQFWTPDWVAEPMVEYVLAEKGGLLFDPAVGAGAFFRAAKVVASEKGLSVRFAGMEIDPVTLSQAQENGLTKDDIALVEIADFVLQAPCKKFHAIVANPPYIRHHRITPEKKVQLRRLSIQTIGKALDGRAGLHVYFLMRALSLLEENGRLAFIVPADVCEGKFASELWTWITANFTLDAIITFSPEASPFPQIDVNPIILLIRRSAPRERFLWAKCCFQATSSFKYWVRSQFRDTSKRDLIVIERDLKEGLSEGFSREPTLCKGKSRYVLGDFISVKRGIATGANDFFFMTAEKVRELRIPEKYLTQAIGRTRDVVGDEITYRTLEEIEKKGRPTLLLSLNEDNLENFPESVKQYLSKGEELGLPNRPLISQRNPWYKIETRIPPPFLFAYLGRRNSRFIRNYAYVVPLTSFLCIYPKRNDKKNIDQIWKILTHPDVLAGLSMVGKTYGDGAIKVEPRFLEKLPIPDHVVELSGLSMQMCLFER from the coding sequence ATGCTAAAAACTAGTAACCACAAACTTTCATCATCATGGAAAACTAGAGAGCTCTTGAGGAGCAAGGGGCAATTTTGGACACCCGATTGGGTCGCTGAGCCAATGGTTGAATATGTTCTTGCCGAAAAAGGCGGCCTTCTCTTTGACCCAGCAGTTGGGGCAGGAGCATTCTTCCGTGCTGCGAAAGTAGTAGCTAGTGAAAAAGGTCTCTCCGTTAGATTTGCCGGAATGGAAATTGACCCAGTAACACTATCTCAAGCCCAAGAGAATGGCCTAACTAAAGATGATATTGCTTTGGTAGAAATTGCTGATTTTGTACTCCAAGCACCCTGTAAGAAATTTCACGCCATTGTAGCTAATCCTCCATACATTCGGCATCACCGAATCACTCCAGAGAAAAAAGTACAACTTAGGCGTTTGAGCATTCAAACAATTGGCAAAGCACTTGATGGACGAGCAGGGCTACATGTGTATTTCTTGATGCGTGCTTTGTCACTACTTGAAGAAAATGGAAGATTAGCATTTATTGTACCTGCTGACGTATGTGAAGGTAAATTCGCCTCTGAGTTATGGACTTGGATTACAGCAAATTTTACTTTAGATGCCATTATAACCTTTTCTCCAGAAGCATCACCATTTCCTCAAATTGATGTAAATCCAATTATTTTACTTATTCGCAGATCAGCGCCGAGAGAGAGATTTCTGTGGGCCAAGTGCTGCTTTCAGGCAACCAGCTCATTCAAATATTGGGTGAGGTCTCAATTTAGGGATACATCTAAACGAGACTTGATTGTAATTGAACGAGACTTGAAAGAAGGATTATCTGAAGGATTTTCAAGGGAACCTACTTTATGTAAAGGAAAAAGTAGATACGTTCTTGGTGATTTTATTTCGGTTAAGCGTGGCATTGCAACAGGAGCAAATGACTTTTTCTTTATGACTGCCGAGAAAGTAAGAGAATTAAGAATACCTGAAAAGTATCTCACTCAAGCAATTGGCCGCACAAGAGACGTTGTAGGAGACGAAATTACTTATCGAACACTTGAAGAAATTGAGAAAAAGGGAAGGCCCACTCTACTACTATCGCTCAATGAGGATAACTTAGAAAATTTTCCAGAATCTGTTAAACAATACCTCAGCAAAGGTGAAGAACTAGGATTGCCTAACCGTCCTTTGATTTCACAGCGCAATCCTTGGTATAAAATAGAAACCCGTATTCCACCACCTTTTTTATTTGCTTATTTGGGCCGTCGTAACTCAAGGTTTATTCGAAATTACGCTTACGTTGTTCCATTGACAAGCTTCCTGTGCATATATCCAAAGAGGAATGATAAAAAAAACATAGACCAAATTTGGAAAATCCTCACTCATCCAGATGTGTTAGCAGGTCTTTCAATGGTTGGGAAAACTTATGGTGACGGCGCAATAAAGGTTGAGCCTAGATTTTTAGAGAAGCTTCCTATTCCAGACCATGTTGTTGAACTGTCGGGCCTTTCGATGCAGATGTGTCTATTTGAGCGATAA
- the cpdA gene encoding 3',5'-cyclic-AMP phosphodiesterase — MAKPSQNGTSRGADGPVHVLHVTDSHLFAQRTGRLLGLVTYDSLTAVLAAAAAEPPDMVLATGDLAQDGTAQAYAHLAEAFSGFAAACPLPPPVYWLPGNHDEPAVMRATLTCAPLRPETEVVVGGWYIILLDSTVPGEVGGALSEDELARLDAGLRAHADCPALVCLHHNPVVTSARWMDDIGLANADAFFAVLDRHPQVRGVLWGHVHQAIDLERQGVRLMASPSTCIQFKPETVEFGLDPSAPGYRRLWLYPDGRLETRVFRISNFAGCADPDATGY; from the coding sequence ATGGCTAAACCATCTCAAAACGGCACTTCCAGAGGTGCCGACGGTCCGGTGCACGTCCTTCACGTCACGGACAGCCATCTGTTTGCCCAGCGCACCGGTCGCCTGCTTGGCCTGGTGACGTATGATTCCCTGACGGCCGTGCTCGCCGCTGCGGCTGCCGAACCACCCGATATGGTCTTGGCGACGGGCGACCTGGCGCAGGACGGCACGGCGCAGGCCTACGCGCACCTGGCCGAAGCCTTCTCCGGCTTTGCCGCTGCCTGTCCGCTCCCGCCGCCAGTCTATTGGTTGCCCGGCAACCACGACGAGCCGGCAGTGATGCGCGCAACGCTGACCTGTGCGCCACTGCGCCCGGAGACGGAGGTCGTCGTAGGCGGGTGGTACATCATTCTGCTGGATTCAACCGTTCCCGGCGAGGTTGGCGGCGCCTTGTCCGAAGATGAGCTGGCGCGTCTTGATGCCGGCCTCCGCGCCCATGCCGATTGCCCGGCGCTGGTCTGCCTGCATCACAACCCCGTGGTGACAAGCGCCCGGTGGATGGATGACATCGGGCTGGCCAATGCCGATGCCTTTTTTGCCGTTCTCGACCGCCATCCCCAAGTGCGTGGCGTGCTGTGGGGGCATGTTCACCAGGCAATAGACCTGGAGCGCCAAGGCGTCCGGCTGATGGCCTCACCTTCAACCTGCATTCAGTTCAAACCGGAAACAGTCGAATTTGGTCTTGACCCGTCAGCGCCGGGCTACCGGCGGCTGTGGTTGTATCCCGATGGCCGGCTGGAAACCCGGGTGTTTCGGATCAGCAATTTTGCCGGTTGCGCCGATCCTGACGCAACCGGCTACTAG